Within Plasmodium coatneyi strain Hackeri chromosome 14, complete sequence, the genomic segment ATCCTGAAGTAATTAACGCGAACGATGACAGTAAGGACTACTCTCGATGGAAAATTATATATCCGAATTATttaaataggaagaaaaaagtgaaagaaggaagaaaaataaacctGAATTATTGTGTAACGGACCCATCCGTTGACGAAATTGCATTAGCGTGTAAAGAATTGGAAATCCAATGTgtagtggaaaaaaataaatactatCCAAGGGATTGGCTGGTGGAAGGTAGGATACGTATAAAAATGCCGGACGCCGGAAGCAGCAACATATTTAGTAAATTTGCCTTAATGAAACAAATTGGGTTGAAATTGCAAACCATAAAGGCGAATGTGGAACCTACTGTTGCGGTTAATGCCAACAGTGcggctaaaaaaaagaaaaagaaaaaaaacaaggatTAAGTTggacattttgtttttcaccAATTTCTTGTAAATCTTTCCAGTGAACACCACACTATGTGCCCCTCCAGGGGGTCCTCCAATTTGCTGCCCTTcgaatgaattttttccgtGTTGCGGCAGATACCGAATCCGCGTATGTGTGTGGTTTATCCTTCAGCACAGGCCCACACGTACGTATTGCACTGCAAATATACCAGCTAACTTGTTTTTAGTTATACAGGGCAACCACCAccttttttcaacttttgattggtaatttttttgaaactttttttttttttttaaatcaaaAGATATACATCAGCTGAAATGGaggggtatatatatgtaagacTTGATAAGGAATAGTTATTGCATAATTTAaattttggacatttttcaGCAAAACATATGTGTTGTTAACTGTGtcgatttgtttttttatcacttttttttcttcatcatcatctatGCTTTGCTTTCTTATGAGTATTTCGTTGAGCTTCCCATTTAGCTGTTCCATTTTCTGACACATGATgatgtgtttatttttatgttttttaacagctgtttttttttcaactccaCGTCCTTCATGGATTTGTCTCTGGTCTCTTTGTACTTGCGTATATTTTCTCCGATGTGTGTGATTCGCTTGTCGatgatctttttttccagtaGGAGGTTGTTGTACTGCTCAGATATTTTCTTCAGCTTTGTGAGGAATTCCTCCATGTTGGAGTAACACGGGTGGAGGGGAGTGTACCCACAGGATTGTCTTTGCCTGTGCTTACACTTGTGTGACACTCACCCCCTTATTGTGGGTAATTTAAGGAACGGGCGAGCGAAGTCTGATATAGAGCGAAGAAgatgaacaaattggaaaagttTCTCTGTTCCCCCCTTTACAGAAGTTTATACGCGACTGTAGCAGCCGCGACAATGGCTCTCGGTTAATGTATGCAagcagtgaaaaaaaggaaaaaaggggcaacaaGAAGGGGGGGCAGCTAAAAAGAGAGCGGTAAAGAAGGGATGGGCTAAAAGGGGAGTTCAATGCAAATGTGGCAGATAAGCACAGCGCGGAAAATAGTCTTACATCATTTACCAGAAATTGTattcttctatattttaTGTACCATCCACTTTGGTAATTGTGCAGAATACTAAGTAGGACAAATGtgcactttaaaaaaaaaaattttttttgcatgacCTATTGTGGtaattttccacatttttcgcgcccctttttattttatttttctttttttccacctcctgCTCGATAAACCAAATGGTGCAAATACAAcaatgcgttttttttttcttctttttctttttttgtgataaaaatattttaaaaaaaggaaatgtgcAAAACTGAGGGAACACGTTAGCGCTCAAACGAGcgtcaattatttttttacccctttacAGCGGTTACACAAAGGTAGGTATGCTCGTTTGGAAGTTATTAAGAGGATGCACATCCACACATCAGTGATTGCGTACGAATGTGCATATGGACGCATAATTACCTAAGTGCGCATATAGGGAGGAGGCACATATGGTAGCTATAGAATACTGTACAACGTGTGCTGAGGTGTCGTCCTTTATTTGGTGTGTTGACATATACCCTCTCTTTCATATTTTCACACTTTTGTTTCGTTCTATCTTTcgagttttttctttcaccccttttgcggctcctttttattttcttcttttatttttcttattttttgttctttttttttttttttcctacatttctATGTATGAGTAACTAAATATGGAAAAGTACTCCTGATAGGgtgcagaaaaaggaaggaaaggagaagtgCTGACCTCCTTAAAaaagtatttatatattttttaaaaaaaaaaaaaaaggaaaattaatattagaagagaagaagaaaaaaaaggaaaaaaaaaaaagaataaaaagaatggaaggaataaggagaaaagaagaaaaaaaaaaaaagaataaaaagaaaaaaaagaaggaaaaaaaaaaaaggaacaaaggaaaagCCAATTTACTCTTTTCACACTGTATGAGTTCCGTAgttatttattgttcctccttcctccagTAGGGggtggggaaggaacatcACATttaatgtgttacattccaatggtACATTACATACCATTCTCTACATGCTCTGGTAAGCTATATTCCTGTTTCGCCTTCTAACGTTATTGTTTCTCCCTCCTGTGGGTGGTTGTCGCAGTGGTCGTTCTTCATTATAGATGGTAGATGTATCTGTCAAGTATCCTATTGTTGAACCATCTGCTGTTGAATAATCAGCTGAGTACTCTGTAGAATTGTCCGTTAATGTTTCAAAGTCGTGTTGGGCgaatctttttcttctactgtTGTTTCCAACATTGTTACCAAATTTGTTATggaaccaagaaggtaaggATGTGtactgaaggaagaaaaggcgaaggaaaggaaggagggggaaggaaggaaaggtgtaaggaagggagTATCTATAACATAGAAATGCAGTCTAttctatatttattatttatataatggaatggtgtgcgtgtgtgtctatattatgttcttatatttttttgtagttGTTACtactattaccttatataaaaagaaagatgtGATTGCAGCTAATCCTCCTACTGCTCCTAAGATGGAGGAGACAATGGGAGCGGCGGTGGtaggggtggtggaggaCGCTGTATCATTGGAGGATGCATGATGTTCTGCTTTGCTTTCCACAGGTGTTTTTATTGGAgtacattttaattcttcccGCTTCGGATCACCATAATCCTCACATATCCCTTGGGACTTGGTAAAACATgcatcaccaccaccagtTCCTTGGGTACATTTCGTATATATTTCCTCATAAGCTGAGTAACTGTCTTGTAGGTGTTGCCAATATCCCTGATCACAGGGAGTCTTATCAGGATTAGGATCCTGTAATTgactttttatttcatcaTAGTCCACAGTATAATCATATGCCAATTTCATTTGGCTgaagttttcctccttaacATCAGTACATATTCGTCCATATGCAATACTAGGGAACACCTCCTCCAGTGTATCGTAAATCTTTTTTATAACACTTGGGGAGAAGTTAATGTcgcccttttccttccataatTTATCCCAAATCCAATAATAAAGAAGGTCATATACAGGACCACTCACTTTCTTCGTCGTTATTCCTCCTGCTGAGATCCCTTCTTCGTTCGCACCATTAGTTACATAACACCAAGCTTTTGCAATGTTCTCAATATCCTCCTGCATATCTACATAACTGCTTAATGCAGacgttaatttttctttcaatgTAGTCCCCATCTTTTCCCCAGTTACACTCAGGTGTACCTTCCATATCATTGCTTTCTCCATCGTTCCTGTCTCCTCGGTCGAATCCATTGTACCTTTTTCTTGAAggtaaattatttaaattcGCTGCCTAAAAGTGAAAATAGTGGagtacatatacatagatatatgtattccCATGTGTTTCTATTTCTGCATTTATTACATTGCGCATAAaataatgtgcacacataatTAAATAATCTATTCTGAGAAGGGAGTGAACGAACCTTCAGTATttgttgctccttctttGTAATTTCTGCGGACTGTGGTTCCAGAACTAAGCTTTCTATCAATTGCAATAAATACTCAGGGCTGCCTTGATCATTTTTGTCTGCAATTCCTCCACATCTCTCAGCACTCGGCGAACTCCTACATTGTTCCTCTACCTTTCGGCATGCTTCAGCAACCTTCTCTAAGTAtttagcacattttttacagctAACTCCCCTGgaatccttcccttcctcccatGCTTCTTCGGGGTCCAAATTATAATCGAACTGTTTTTCCATTAATTCGAATAACTTTTCCCCAGTGCCATCCGGCACTGCTTTACACTTCTGATTACTTAAAGCCTTCCCCAATATATCGTGTACTTCTTTCATAATTTTATCAAATGATCCCTTATCCTTTAATTTAGCATATATCATGCTTCCTgctgtataatatataagaTGGCAGGGTCCATGCTCATCCCTGCTTTTGTCAAATATGCTAGATAAGCAACACCAGACAGGTGGAACATCATCCGCTgagtttttttcctgttgtaAGTTTTCActccttattctttcttccaattGACTCTTCAAGCCTTTTAAGAATTGCAGTTGACCTCCGCAACgaagttccttccccccactATTTTCACTCATATTTCCTGAAGGTGAACTACCTATAATTGAATCTAACAAATTTCATTCGGGAGATGTGCATAAGCTTTCTTATCTACACCGCGGCATGGaatattatgtgcacaataTGTATACACCTGCGTCGAAAGAGAAATAACCATTTACCGTTTCCTTTGTTATGgttatttttctatatatgtataatgtttATACGTAATAAAGTTCACGAATGAATTCTTCATTattaatgtgtgtacatCATTGTTtgatatattatattattattcacaCCTTCCCAAACTACTATACTCACAGGAAtacaacttcttcctttaagctgaaatttttgtatatacACTTAATTCATGTTTTATGGTTATTTTAAAgggaaattataaaacatttttaaatgatTCCTCATATGTATAGTATAGATCATGTGCgaagttcctttttcttcctcataaACATACACATTAATCCACATTCAATAAGGTTTGTGCACTTATAAAATAACGAAAGAAAGATATAATATAGGAAAGTGCATTACTTATtcatacttaaaaaaatacacccaTTCCTATACTAATATTCCTTattacacattcctttttccgtTCATGAATTTTCAacagtaataataacaacTCCCCAACTTCCCCCCTTATTTCGTTGAGAAcattataattaatttacacattttaaatacaTCATAACATT encodes:
- a CDS encoding Signal recognition particle 19 kd protein; this encodes MMNPEVINANDDSKDYSRWKIIYPNYLNRKKKVKEGRKINLNYCVTDPSVDEIALACKELEIQCVVEKNKYYPRDWLVEGRIRIKMPDAGSSNIFSKFALMKQIGLKLQTIKANVEPTVAVNANSAAKKKKKKKNKD